One part of the Nostoc sp. PCC 7120 = FACHB-418 genome encodes these proteins:
- a CDS encoding nitrate ABC transporter ATP-binding protein (This model describes the ATP binding subunits of ATP-binding cassette (ABC) transporters for nitrate transport, or for bicarbonate transport, in bacteria and archaea.) → MSVFVAVDQIDKVFELTGGGKYIALKGIDLQIRKGEFVSLIGHSGCGKSTLLNMIAGLDLPSEGIVTLEGQRVSRPGPDRMVVFQNYSLLPWRTVRENIALAVNSVMKGMPEAERKSIIEKYIDMVGLRPHADKQPGMLSGGQKQRVAIARALAIRPKLLLLDEPFGALDALTRGNLQEQLMQICEENEVTAVMVTHDVDEAVLLSDRIVMLTNGPESKIGDILEVDIPRPRKRMEVVEHPSYYSLRSEMIYFLNQQKRVKKIRARKTADVARHGLEKVNLEIGFLPLTACAPLAVAKEKGFFTKHGLDEVNLVRETSWRGIVDGMKGGYIDAAQMPSGMPMWLTLGGHDNQPLPVVTALTMTRNGNAITLAKRFYDEGVRSLSDFKNYLLRTRDQRHIMGVVHPASMHNLLLRYWLAAGGIDPDLDVDMRTIPPAQMVADLQNKSIDGYCVGEPWNYRAAVENVGFTIATDLEVWLGHPGKVLGVREDWAERYPNTHIALTKALLEACEYCSRPENVEEVRRIVAGRDYVSTDLDYIQLEDPNSLVCDIDHPLRDYAHHQFFAESAINRPSRTEQIWIMSQLARWGDTPFPRNWVEVVERVCRVRVFSTAARELGLDISYTRQPIELFDGTPFNADDPIAYLNSLHIKRDFSIAEVILDSPSRRVA, encoded by the coding sequence ATGAGCGTATTTGTTGCAGTTGACCAAATTGATAAGGTATTTGAATTAACTGGTGGTGGGAAATATATCGCCCTTAAAGGAATTGACCTCCAGATTAGAAAAGGTGAGTTTGTTTCTTTAATTGGTCACTCCGGTTGCGGTAAGTCCACTTTATTGAATATGATTGCTGGTTTGGATTTGCCGAGTGAAGGTATAGTCACTCTGGAAGGACAGAGAGTGAGTAGACCGGGGCCAGACCGGATGGTGGTTTTCCAAAACTATTCTTTGTTGCCTTGGCGGACGGTGAGAGAAAATATTGCCCTGGCTGTAAACTCAGTGATGAAGGGGATGCCGGAAGCTGAACGCAAATCAATTATCGAAAAATATATAGATATGGTGGGTTTGCGTCCCCACGCAGATAAACAACCGGGGATGTTGTCTGGGGGACAAAAACAACGGGTAGCGATCGCCCGCGCCTTGGCAATTCGTCCTAAACTATTACTATTGGATGAACCCTTTGGGGCGTTGGATGCCCTCACCAGGGGTAATTTGCAGGAACAGTTAATGCAAATCTGCGAAGAAAATGAAGTCACTGCGGTAATGGTGACTCACGACGTAGATGAAGCCGTGCTGTTGTCTGACAGAATTGTCATGTTGACCAACGGCCCCGAATCCAAAATTGGTGACATCCTGGAAGTTGATATTCCCAGACCCCGCAAACGCATGGAAGTAGTAGAACACCCAAGCTACTACAGTTTGCGGAGTGAAATGATTTACTTCCTGAACCAGCAGAAGCGGGTGAAGAAAATTCGCGCCCGGAAAACCGCAGATGTGGCTCGTCATGGGTTAGAAAAAGTTAACTTGGAAATAGGTTTCTTACCCTTGACAGCTTGCGCCCCTTTAGCTGTAGCCAAAGAAAAAGGTTTCTTTACCAAGCATGGTTTAGATGAAGTTAACTTAGTGCGGGAAACTAGCTGGCGGGGTATCGTTGATGGCATGAAAGGCGGTTACATAGACGCAGCCCAAATGCCTTCCGGGATGCCTATGTGGTTAACCTTGGGTGGACATGATAACCAACCCCTACCAGTGGTTACCGCCCTCACCATGACCCGCAACGGTAACGCCATCACCTTGGCAAAACGCTTTTATGATGAAGGTGTCCGCAGCTTATCGGATTTTAAAAATTACCTGTTGCGTACCCGTGACCAACGCCACATCATGGGGGTAGTCCATCCCGCATCGATGCACAATTTATTGCTACGTTACTGGTTAGCGGCTGGTGGAATTGACCCGGATTTAGATGTGGACATGAGAACCATCCCACCAGCCCAGATGGTAGCCGACTTGCAAAACAAAAGTATTGATGGTTATTGCGTGGGTGAACCTTGGAACTACCGCGCCGCCGTGGAAAATGTCGGCTTTACCATTGCTACCGATTTGGAAGTGTGGTTAGGACACCCTGGTAAAGTCCTCGGTGTGCGGGAAGATTGGGCAGAAAGATATCCCAACACCCACATCGCCTTGACTAAAGCTTTGCTGGAAGCCTGCGAATATTGTTCTCGACCAGAAAATGTCGAAGAAGTCAGAAGAATAGTAGCGGGTAGAGATTACGTCAGCACAGATTTAGATTACATTCAACTGGAAGACCCGAATAGCCTTGTCTGTGATATAGACCACCCATTACGGGACTACGCCCACCACCAATTTTTTGCCGAGTCAGCCATCAACCGCCCCAGCCGTACCGAACAAATCTGGATTATGAGTCAGTTGGCGCGCTGGGGTGATACGCCTTTCCCCAGAAATTGGGTAGAAGTTGTAGAACGGGTTTGCCGTGTGCGCGTCTTCAGTACCGCCGCTAGAGAATTAGGTCTGGACATCAGCTATACTCGCCAACCCATCGAATTATTTGATGGCACACCCTTTAACGCCGACGACCCCATAGCCTATCTCAACAGCTTGCATATTAAGCGTGATTTCTCCATTGCGGAAGTCATCCTCGACTCACCAAGCAGAAGAGTAGCTTAA
- a CDS encoding CmpA/NrtA family ABC transporter substrate-binding protein, whose translation MTEFFNQFSRRKFIFTAGASASAVFLKGCLGNPPETTGGTQSAPTAQPAANVSAEQAPEVTTVKLGYIPIVESAPLIIAKEKGFFAKYGLTNVELSKQASWGSARDNVEIGSAGGGIDGGQWQMPMPHLITEGLITKGNQKIPMYVLCQLITHGNGIAIANKHQGSGIGLRLASAKSLFSKLKASPTPFTAAQTFPAVNQDFWIRYWLAAGGIDPDADVKLLTVPSAQTVANMKTGTMDAFSTGDPWPFRIVKDKVGFMAALTAEIWKNHPEEYLAMRSDWVDQHPKATKALLKGLMEAQQWCDNFDNRKELAEIVAARAYFNVPVDVLIDPYMGKYDMGEGRQIDDRSMAALYWKDEKGSVSYPYKSHDLWFITESVRWGFLPKDYIDNNAAKARALIDKVNREDIWKEAAKEAGIAAADIPTSTSRGIEEFFDGVKFDPENPQAYLKSLQIKKVSV comes from the coding sequence ATGACAGAGTTTTTTAATCAATTTTCTCGCCGTAAATTTATATTTACCGCAGGAGCTTCGGCAAGTGCTGTGTTCCTCAAAGGTTGCTTGGGAAATCCACCGGAAACTACTGGAGGAACACAATCTGCACCAACGGCGCAACCTGCTGCTAATGTTAGCGCAGAGCAAGCACCGGAAGTCACTACAGTGAAGTTAGGATACATTCCCATTGTAGAATCTGCTCCTTTAATTATTGCTAAGGAAAAAGGTTTCTTTGCTAAGTATGGATTGACGAATGTAGAGCTTTCTAAACAAGCTTCTTGGGGTTCTGCTAGAGATAACGTAGAAATTGGTTCTGCTGGTGGTGGAATTGATGGTGGTCAATGGCAAATGCCTATGCCACATTTAATTACCGAAGGTTTAATTACCAAAGGTAATCAAAAGATCCCCATGTATGTATTATGTCAATTAATTACACATGGGAATGGAATTGCGATCGCCAACAAACATCAAGGTAGTGGTATAGGCCTAAGGTTAGCTAGTGCTAAGTCTTTATTTTCCAAACTCAAAGCCTCCCCCACACCCTTCACAGCTGCTCAAACCTTCCCCGCAGTTAATCAAGATTTCTGGATTCGTTACTGGTTAGCAGCTGGTGGTATTGACCCTGATGCAGACGTGAAACTGCTCACAGTTCCATCAGCGCAGACTGTCGCCAACATGAAGACAGGAACAATGGATGCGTTCAGCACTGGAGACCCCTGGCCTTTCCGCATCGTTAAAGACAAAGTCGGTTTCATGGCTGCATTAACAGCAGAAATTTGGAAGAATCACCCCGAAGAATATCTCGCTATGAGATCTGACTGGGTTGACCAACATCCCAAAGCGACGAAAGCACTGTTAAAAGGTCTGATGGAAGCTCAACAATGGTGTGATAACTTTGATAACCGCAAAGAACTGGCAGAAATTGTCGCAGCACGGGCTTACTTCAACGTGCCAGTTGATGTTTTAATCGACCCATATATGGGTAAATATGACATGGGTGAAGGTCGCCAAATTGATGATAGATCAATGGCAGCCTTGTATTGGAAAGATGAGAAAGGCAGCGTTTCTTATCCTTATAAGAGCCATGATTTGTGGTTCATTACCGAAAGTGTACGTTGGGGATTCTTACCCAAGGATTACATTGATAATAATGCTGCTAAAGCGAGAGCATTAATTGATAAAGTTAACCGCGAAGATATTTGGAAAGAAGCAGCGAAAGAAGCCGGTATTGCGGCTGCTGACATTCCCACTAGCACATCTCGTGGTATAGAAGAATTTTTTGATGGTGTAAAATTCGACCCCGAAAATCCTCAAGCATATCTGAAGAGTTTGCAAATTAAGAAAGTGAGCGTTTAG
- the ntrB gene encoding nitrate ABC transporter permease, giving the protein MTVAQRRTANPKFDHGFLSQLQKQFPNIVPPAIAIAIFLALWQLFSWTPGATLPGPIKVVQDTWMLILYPFYDRGGIDKGLFWQIFASLQRVAIGYFFAAVVGIALGIVIGVNKTMSKALDPLFQLLRTVPPLAWVPISLAALRQNEPAALFVIFITAIWPILINTAVGVKEIPQDYNNVAKVLQLSKKEYFLNILIPAALPYIFTGLRIAIGLAWLAIIAAEIVMSGIVGIGFFIWDAYQNNYISEIILALVYIGAVGLLLDKLMVWIQNLILPTEQK; this is encoded by the coding sequence ATGACCGTAGCTCAAAGAAGAACCGCTAATCCTAAATTTGACCACGGCTTTTTGTCTCAACTACAAAAGCAATTTCCCAACATTGTACCGCCAGCGATCGCCATTGCTATCTTTCTAGCTTTGTGGCAATTATTTTCTTGGACTCCTGGGGCAACATTACCAGGACCAATCAAGGTTGTACAGGATACTTGGATGTTGATTTTGTATCCTTTCTATGATAGAGGCGGTATTGATAAAGGATTATTTTGGCAGATTTTTGCTAGTCTACAACGGGTAGCTATTGGTTACTTTTTTGCTGCCGTGGTTGGTATTGCTTTAGGCATTGTCATTGGTGTTAATAAAACCATGTCTAAAGCTTTAGATCCTCTATTTCAGTTATTACGAACTGTACCGCCTTTAGCTTGGGTGCCTATTTCCTTAGCAGCCCTACGTCAAAACGAACCTGCCGCCCTATTCGTAATTTTTATCACTGCAATTTGGCCGATTCTTATCAACACTGCGGTTGGTGTCAAAGAAATTCCTCAAGACTATAATAACGTCGCCAAAGTTCTGCAACTTTCAAAAAAAGAGTATTTCTTGAATATCCTCATTCCTGCTGCCTTACCCTACATTTTTACAGGTTTGAGAATTGCAATTGGTTTAGCTTGGTTGGCGATTATCGCCGCAGAAATTGTGATGTCAGGTATTGTAGGTATTGGCTTTTTTATCTGGGATGCTTACCAAAATAACTACATCAGCGAAATTATCTTGGCACTTGTTTACATTGGTGCAGTGGGTTTGTTACTAGACAAGCTGATGGTTTGGATTCAAAACTTGATTTTACCAACAGAACAGAAGTAG
- a CDS encoding protein adenylyltransferase SelO: protein MTLAETFNTENHGNPLITLNYEPALESLGNDYYDEVTAAEFPQLTLRWRNDAILPRLGLNPQIVTDEDFITAFGLFQGRKPLLALRYHGYQFGEYNPNLGDGRGFLYGQVRGTDGELYDFGTKGSGRTPYSRGGDGMLTLKGGVREVLAAEALHQLGVRTSRCLTMIETGLGLWRGDEPSPTRSSVMVRMNKSHIRFGTFERLHYFQRSDLIKKLLDHVIEHYYRHLAHESDKYALFYAELVKRVAELVAQWMAAGFCHAVLNTDNMSITGESFDYGPYAFIPTYNPYFTAAYFDYYGRYCYIQQPSICQWNLEMLQVPLRAVIDKADMEAGLAKFSEYCHAEYNSLMLKKLGFEELKTPEAEELLSLTLKFLQESQVGYHQFFYEMARTFSIKWRDEPGLVLSGSDIVPPSGTDANFDNWCVLYHKILNNFDYEQVKIIAQNLTHYNPKTSLLRPTIEEAWEPIVQEDNWQPFYDLVKSIQSRG from the coding sequence ATGACTTTAGCGGAAACTTTCAATACCGAAAATCATGGCAATCCTCTGATTACCCTGAACTACGAACCAGCCTTAGAATCTTTGGGTAACGACTACTATGATGAGGTGACAGCAGCCGAATTTCCCCAACTTACCCTACGCTGGCGGAATGACGCGATATTACCCAGGCTGGGACTAAACCCGCAAATAGTGACAGATGAAGATTTCATCACAGCTTTTGGTCTATTCCAAGGACGCAAGCCATTGTTAGCACTGCGTTACCACGGCTATCAATTCGGTGAGTATAACCCCAACTTGGGCGATGGTAGAGGCTTTTTGTATGGACAAGTTCGCGGTACTGATGGCGAACTGTATGACTTTGGCACCAAAGGTTCTGGAAGAACACCCTATTCTCGTGGTGGTGACGGAATGCTGACACTCAAAGGTGGTGTGAGAGAGGTTTTAGCCGCCGAAGCATTACACCAATTAGGAGTTAGAACCTCTCGCTGTCTCACCATGATAGAAACGGGTTTAGGTTTATGGCGTGGTGATGAACCTTCACCTACCCGTTCATCCGTGATGGTAAGAATGAACAAGTCTCATATCCGTTTTGGAACTTTTGAGCGTCTGCACTATTTTCAACGCTCAGATTTAATTAAAAAACTGTTAGATCATGTAATTGAGCATTATTACCGACACTTAGCCCATGAATCAGATAAGTATGCTTTATTCTATGCGGAACTAGTGAAACGGGTAGCAGAATTAGTCGCTCAATGGATGGCCGCAGGCTTTTGTCATGCAGTTCTCAACACTGACAATATGTCAATTACTGGGGAAAGCTTTGACTACGGGCCTTATGCGTTTATTCCTACTTATAATCCCTACTTCACGGCTGCGTATTTTGATTATTACGGACGCTATTGTTACATCCAACAACCAAGTATTTGTCAGTGGAACCTGGAAATGCTGCAAGTCCCATTAAGAGCAGTTATTGATAAAGCTGATATGGAAGCAGGATTAGCCAAATTTAGTGAGTATTGCCATGCAGAATATAACTCTTTGATGTTGAAAAAATTAGGCTTTGAGGAGTTAAAGACCCCAGAAGCGGAAGAACTTTTAAGCCTCACCCTCAAGTTCTTACAAGAAAGTCAAGTTGGCTATCACCAGTTTTTCTATGAGATGGCGCGTACATTTTCAATTAAATGGAGAGATGAGCCAGGACTAGTATTAAGTGGTTCAGATATTGTTCCTCCATCAGGTACAGATGCAAATTTTGATAATTGGTGTGTGCTTTACCATAAAATTCTGAATAATTTCGACTATGAACAAGTGAAGATAATTGCTCAGAATCTAACTCACTATAATCCAAAAACTTCATTATTAAGACCCACAATCGAAGAAGCTTGGGAACCGATTGTTCAAGAAGATAATTGGCAACCTTTTTATGATTTAGTTAAGAGCATTCAATCAAGAGGCTAG